The following is a genomic window from Bordetella sp. H567.
GAATCCACGCAAGGACACGACATGAGCCGTATTCCCTTCCCTACCCCCGAAACGATGAGCGAAGCGCAAAGGCGCGTCTACGAGCGCATCGTCTCCGGTCCGCGCGGCCGGCTGGTCGGGCCGCTGCGCGCCGCCCTGCACAATCCCGAACTGGCCGAGCGCTGGCAGGCCTTCGGGGCCTTGCTGCGCTACGGCACCAGCCTGCCGCCGCGCGTAAGCGAACTGGCCATCGTGGTCACCGCGCGACGCTGGAACAGCCAGATCGAATGGCACATCCACGCCCAGGCCGCGGCGCAGGCCGGCATCGCCTCCGCGGTGCTGGAGGCGATCCAGGCGCGGCGCACGCCGGTGTTCGAGACCGCCGCGGATGAAGTCGTCTATGAATACGCCCGCCAGCTGCAGGAAACCGGCCGGGTGGCGCCGGCGCTGCATGCCCGCGCGGTGGAGCTCTGGGACGTGGCGGGAGTGGTCGAACTGACGGCGGTCATCGGCTACTACACGCTGGTTTCCATGACGCTGAACGCGCATGAGATCCCCATGCCGGACGACGCGCCCGCGCCCCTGGACGTACCGTCCGAGGCCGGCCAGCCGGCGCTGAGCCGCCTGGCGCCCCTGCCCGGCAAGGATGGCCGATGACGGCCGATCCGCAAGCCGCTTCCTATATTCCCGCGACGACGGAAACGCCGCGCATGCCAGGCCGTCCCCGCCATGCGCTGCCCGCGCATGCGTGCGACGCGCATTGCCACGTGTTCGGCCCCTATGACCGTTTTCCGCTGCGGCACCCGTCTTCGTACGCCGCGCCGGATGCGCCGGCCCGGCGCTACCTCTCCATGCTGGACACCCTGGGAGCACAGCGTGGCGTGCTGGTGCAGCCCGCGCCTTACGGCACCGATGCGGCCGCATTGCTGGACGCGCTGAAGCAAGGGCAAGGCCGGCTGCGCGGCGTCGCCGTGGCCGATCCCGGTATCAGCGACGCCGGCTTGCAGGCGCTGCACGACGGTGGCGTGCGCGGGCTGCGCTTTGTAGAGGCGCGAGACCCCGCCGGCCGGCTCTTTCCCGGCAGCGTCGGCTTCGACCAGATCGCGGCATTGGCGCCCCGCATGAAGCAGCATGGCCTGCATGCGCAATTGTGGGCGCCATGCGACGTATATGCGCGGCACCTGCCGGCGCTCGCGGGCCTGGGGCTGCCGCTGGTCATCGACCATCTTGGCAGCCTGGTGCCGGCGCGTGGGCCGGCGGACGACGTGTTCCAGCTATTGCGCGGACTGCTGGCCGACGGCGCCCTCTGGATGAAGCTGACGCTGTGCCGGGTGGGCACCGCGCCCGACTATGCCGACGCCCGCTATCTGCACGACGCCTTCGCCAGCGCGAATCCAGACCAATGTCTGTGGGGTTCGGACTGGCCCTTCGTGCGCATGGGCGAGAAGGCGCCCGCGGCGGACGCCCTGCTGGACGTGGCGTGGGACTGGCTGGGCAGCGACGCGCTGCGCCACAAGGTATGGGTGGACAACCCGGCGCGCCTGTACGGCTTTTAGCGGCCGTTCAAGGGCTGACGTGCCAGACGCCCTCGCCGCCGATTTCACGCGCCAGGGCTTCGATCTGCCCGGCCACCTCCATGACGGTGCGCCCGGGCCCTTTGCTGCGCGAGTACGCCATCGAGATGATGCGCCCCAGCGCGGGGTCGCGCAGCGCGGCGACGCTCAGGCGGCCTTCCTGCACTTCCTGCCACACTGCGTGCAACGGCAGCACGGTATACATTTTCTCGTGCTGCACGATGGATTTCATCAGCGGCAGCGAGTCCGCCTCGATCAGCGGCGCGATGGCGATCTTGCGGGCGCGCGCCAGGCCATCCAGCGTATTGCGCAGGCCGTTGGGCGCTCCCGGCAGGATGAACGGCAGCCCGTCGAGTTCGTCGAAACGGATTTCGCCCGTCCGCGTGCGGGCATCGCCGGCCGCGCCGACCAGGTAGGACTCCACGAAAGCCAGGGCCGTTTCGCCGGGCGGGCATTTCTCCGCATAGCGGTAAAGGATGGCAATGTCCACGCGATTGTCGGTCAGCCATTCTTCTATCTGGCCGCTCGACCCTTCGAATATCCGCAGATGGACCTTCGGGTACTGCGCACGCATCCGGGAAAACAGCCGGCGAATCAGTGGATGCGCGGTGGACGGCAACAGCCCCAGCCTGACTTCGCCGGCCGGCTCGCGCGCCTGGCCGTTGACCTCCAGTTCCAGGCGCTCCGCGTCTTCGAGCAGCGCCCGCACCAAGGGGAACAGGCGCTCCCCGACTTCGGACAGCTGCACGCCGCGGCCGGTGCGGTTGAACAGGCGCGCATTGCATTCGCGTTCCAGGGCGTTGATGCGCCGGCTAAGGACCGACTGGTCCTGGTCCAGGTGCAGGGCGGCGCGCGTGATGCTGCCCAGTTCGGCGATGGCGACGAAGGCGCGCCATTTGTGCAGATCGGCGGTCAGATCCAGGCCCGGACCCAGGACTTTGGCGGTAGGCATAATCGCGATGGGAAGGAAGAGGCGCAGACACTATACGGCAGCCGCCGCGCGGATGGCCCTGCGATGTCGTCCGTACATCGTACGGATGGCGGCATCGCCCCCTTGCCTATTGCAATCCCAGCTTCCCCCGGCGTATGACTTCGCCCCATTTCCGCGATTCCGATTCCATCAGCTTGCGATAGTCGTCCGGCGTGGTGGCCTGCGGCACCGCGCCCTGTTCGATGATCTTGTCGCGCAGCGCCGGATCCCGCAGCGATTGCGCGATGGCTTCGGCCATCCGGTTCACGATGTCGATGGGCGTTCCGGTGGGCGCGATCACGCCATAGTTGGACTCCACCTGTACGCCGGGCAAGCCCAGCTCGCTGGTGGTGGGCACATCGGACAGGCCCACGAAACGCTCGGCGCTGCCTACCGCCAGCGCGCGCAGCTTGCCGCCCTTGATCAGGCCCAGCACGCCGGAAGCGTCGCCGGGAAACATCTGTACTTCGCCGGATAGAAGCGCCGCGATCGCGGGCGCCGCCCCCTTGTAGGGAACGTGCATGATGTCGATGCCGGTCTGCTGCCTGAGCAGTTCGCCGGCCAGGTGCGGGGTCGTCAGGTTGCCCGCGGACCCGTAGTTGTACTTGCCCGGGTCTTTCTTCGCGGCGGCGATAAGCGCGGGCAAGGTACTTTCCGGGATGGCCGGGTTGACGACGAACACCACCGGAATGCGCGCGACCAGGGACACGTACTGGATCCGGGAGACGTCGTAGGGCACCTTCATGATGTGCGGCAAGCCGGAAATGGCCCCCGGCACGCCGAAACCGAAGGTGCTGCCGTCCGGCGTGGCCCGCACGGTCGCGTCCACGCCTATGGTGCCCGAAGCGCCCGCCTTGTTTTCCACGACGATGGTCTGCCCCAGCTTCTGGCCCAGCGTCGGCGCCAGCAGCCGCGCCAGGTTGTCCACCGAGCCGCCGGGCGGGTAAGGCACGATCAGGCGTATGGGCTGGTTGGGCCAGGGCGCGGCAGCCCACGCGGCCGCGGCGGGCAGCGCGCCCAGGGTCAGCGCGGCGGCCAGCAAGGCGCGGCGTTTCTTCATGGATTTGTCTCCTCGTGGCGCGCGGCACGCGCGCTTCATGCGCCTTCCAGGCCCAGTACCTGCTTGGCGTAGATATTGCGCTGTATTTCGTTGGTTCCGCTGAAGATGGTGGCGGCGAGCGCATTGATATAGGGCGCCAGCGCGTGGACATCGCCGTGGTTGTCCTGCACGGCGGCGCCGCCGTATTCCTCGCTGGCCTGTATCAGCAGGGCCCCCAGCCGCTCGTGCGTTTCGGTGGCCCATATCTTCAACAACGACAGCTGCGGCGGCAGCGGCAGACCGCGGCGCGCCATGTCGGCGAAGACTTCGTACATGGCCGTCAGGTCGGCCGCGTCCAGGCGCAGCTCGGCCAGCCGGTCGCGAAAGGCCGCGTCGGCCAGCAGTCCGCGCTGGCGCGCCCGGCTGTAGATCTGCTGCAAGGCATGGTTGGCGTGCTTGGGGCTGCCGCTGAACAGGCGCTCGAAGCCCAGCAGTTCCTTGGCGATGCCCCAGCCCGCATTCAGTTCACCCACCAGGTTGGCGCGCGGCACACGCACCTGGTCGAAGAAGACTTCGCAGAATTCCTCATGGCCGGCCAGCGTGCGAATCGGACGGCGGCTGACGGCGGGGCTGCGCAGGTCTACCAGCAGGAAGCTGATGCCGGCCTGCTTCTTCACGGTTTTGTCCGTGCGCACCAGCATGAACATATGGGTCGCATCCTGGGCCAGCGTGGACCAGGTCTTCTGCCCCGTCACGACCAGTTCATCCCCATCGAGGACCGCCTCGCAGCGCAGCGCGGCAAGATCGGAACCGGCATTGGGTTCGGAATAACCCTGCGCCCACACGTCCTGGCCGGACAGAATGCCCGGCAGGAAACGGTCG
Proteins encoded in this region:
- a CDS encoding carboxymuconolactone decarboxylase family protein, producing MSRIPFPTPETMSEAQRRVYERIVSGPRGRLVGPLRAALHNPELAERWQAFGALLRYGTSLPPRVSELAIVVTARRWNSQIEWHIHAQAAAQAGIASAVLEAIQARRTPVFETAADEVVYEYARQLQETGRVAPALHARAVELWDVAGVVELTAVIGYYTLVSMTLNAHEIPMPDDAPAPLDVPSEAGQPALSRLAPLPGKDGR
- a CDS encoding LysR family transcriptional regulator translates to MPTAKVLGPGLDLTADLHKWRAFVAIAELGSITRAALHLDQDQSVLSRRINALERECNARLFNRTGRGVQLSEVGERLFPLVRALLEDAERLELEVNGQAREPAGEVRLGLLPSTAHPLIRRLFSRMRAQYPKVHLRIFEGSSGQIEEWLTDNRVDIAILYRYAEKCPPGETALAFVESYLVGAAGDARTRTGEIRFDELDGLPFILPGAPNGLRNTLDGLARARKIAIAPLIEADSLPLMKSIVQHEKMYTVLPLHAVWQEVQEGRLSVAALRDPALGRIISMAYSRSKGPGRTVMEVAGQIEALAREIGGEGVWHVSP
- a CDS encoding amidohydrolase family protein translates to MTADPQAASYIPATTETPRMPGRPRHALPAHACDAHCHVFGPYDRFPLRHPSSYAAPDAPARRYLSMLDTLGAQRGVLVQPAPYGTDAAALLDALKQGQGRLRGVAVADPGISDAGLQALHDGGVRGLRFVEARDPAGRLFPGSVGFDQIAALAPRMKQHGLHAQLWAPCDVYARHLPALAGLGLPLVIDHLGSLVPARGPADDVFQLLRGLLADGALWMKLTLCRVGTAPDYADARYLHDAFASANPDQCLWGSDWPFVRMGEKAPAADALLDVAWDWLGSDALRHKVWVDNPARLYGF
- a CDS encoding Bug family tripartite tricarboxylate transporter substrate binding protein; its protein translation is MKKRRALLAAALTLGALPAAAAWAAAPWPNQPIRLIVPYPPGGSVDNLARLLAPTLGQKLGQTIVVENKAGASGTIGVDATVRATPDGSTFGFGVPGAISGLPHIMKVPYDVSRIQYVSLVARIPVVFVVNPAIPESTLPALIAAAKKDPGKYNYGSAGNLTTPHLAGELLRQQTGIDIMHVPYKGAAPAIAALLSGEVQMFPGDASGVLGLIKGGKLRALAVGSAERFVGLSDVPTTSELGLPGVQVESNYGVIAPTGTPIDIVNRMAEAIAQSLRDPALRDKIIEQGAVPQATTPDDYRKLMESESRKWGEVIRRGKLGLQ